The Dokdonia donghaensis DSW-1 DNA window ACCTCACTGTTATATAATGCGAGCAGCTTTTTTACAATAGGTAAACCTAAGCCTGTACCTTGATAATTATAGTTTTTATTTTCTACTTGAGTAAACTCTTCAAAAATGGTGGCTTGACTACTCTTAGGGATACCTATCCCATCATCTTTTACAACAAACAAGATGCTATGATGCCCATCACTAGTATATGCCTGCTGGTGGATATTAATCCATATGTTACCATTCTCATTAAACTTAATTGCATTACCTATAAGATTCATTAGTATTTGAGAGAGTCTTACAGAATCTCCTTGAAGCTCGTTAGGCACCTCGGGGTCAATATGCAAATGAAGTTTGTTGTTATTTTGCTCAAGGCTAAACTCAAAGGAACGGGTAATGCTATGTAAGAGTGTTGTAAGCTTAAATGGTGCGTGCTCGAGTGTAATATCTTTTGCTTCCATCTTGCTCATAAGAAGTACATCATTGATGAGCGCAAGCAAATAATCTGCAGAGAATTTTAAAGACTTTAAATCGTCACGATGTGTCTTGATCTTTTTATCTTCAAGCAAAATGGTGGCAATACCTATGACCCCATAAAGCGGAGTGCGTAACTCGTGACTTATGGTAGAAAAAAACTGCGTTTTTAATTTTGAAAGTTCTTCGGCTTCATTTTTGGCTCTCGTAAGTTCAATATTTTTTTCGCGTAGGCGTACACTATAATTTTTACGAGATTTATACATCGTGTAGATGATAAATAAACCTAAGAGTAAGAGTATTGAAGCGACTATAAGTACGGTATTTGCTTTACGTGAACTCGCTGCTAGAATATCTGTAAGGCTTTTTTCTTTCTTAGTAATTTCTAGTTCGCGTTTATTTGCTCTGTAGTCAAACTGAGCGCTAGCAAGTCTTATTTCTTGTTGGGTTTCATTTTTATAGAGCTGGTTTGCAAGTAAGAGTTGTCGCTTCGAGTGATAATATGCCTCTTCAAATTTTTTCTCTTGCTCATAAAGTCTCGCTATCTGTTGTTGTGCTTGTTCTTCTTCGGCGATGAGTTCTTGTTCGAAGGCGATATCTATAGCTTCTAGCAGGGATTCTTCGGCTAGAGTGCTTTTATCTTTTTTAATGTAATATTTACCTAATAGTGTAAGAATTTGTGCCCTTGGTTTAAAATTGAGTGTATCTCTTAGGCTCATCATTTTTGCCTCCATAAGGGCAGGGTACGCCATTGCAATATTATCTCGTGTAAGATACATACGGCTCAACTCTATATATGACTGGAGGGCATCATCTCTAAGATTGAGCTTAGTATAAGTTTCTATACTTTTTTTAAACAGTGTGGTAGCTCTTTTTTCAAACTCGGGATATACGCTATATGTTTTACCTAGATTACTATAGGAGATGGCAAGAAGGGTGTCATTTTTAGATTTTTGCGCCATTTTTAAGGCACGTTCAAAGGCCTCGTGGGCTTTAGGCGTATCTTTAAGTGTGAGATAAATATCACCTAATAGCGTAAATCCTTGAAATTGTTTTCTTGAGTTTTCTTCTATTTCTGAGGAGTTGAGTAACTCATCTAGTGTTTTTATAGCACTCGTATATTCCTTTTTTTTGAGCTGCTCTCTTGCAAACTCTATACTATATACCCTCTCCTCATCATTAGCCTGAGCACGTTCTTGCCCATAGACCGCTTGACTAGATATAAATATAATAGGGATTATAAATACTCTTAATAGACGCATATGCCTGCCTTAAAACCATCAAATGTACTGACTTACAGCGCAATATACAACACACTTAATCCTTATATTTGAAATTATGGAGACAGCTATTATCCTTACACCCATAGGCTTATTATCGTTAGAAGGAAATAGAGAAGGGCTTTGCGCTGCAACGTTTATAGAAGACGGTCGAGCGGTTACAAAAGTAATCCCAAACGCTCTTCAAGAAGCTGTAAAACAACTTAAAGAATACTTTTCGGGAGAGCGCACTACTTTTTCTCTAAAGCTTGATCCGTTAGGAACAGATTTTCAACGTCGAGTGTGGAGGGAGTTAGAGACGATACCATTTGGCAAGACAACCTCTTATCTCGCTATGGCAAAACAACTAGGTGACCCAAAAGTGATACGTGCAGCAGCCAGTGCAAACGGTAAAAATCCCATCTCAATCATTATACCTTGTCATAGAGTGATAGGCAGCGATGGCTCTCTCACGGGCTACGCTGGTGGATTGCATCGTAAAAAGTGGCTCTTAGAACACGAGAGCCCTGTGACGCAAGGATCTCTTTTTTAGGGTAGGCTGTTATTAAATAGGTGAGTAAAGCTTTCGCGAAAGCAAAAAATAATACTTTTAAAATATCAATCTTTACAAAATGAGGTATCCAAAAAACTTTTTTAAAGGCTTACTCTTCTTTATAGCCATCATTATTGCAGTACTTTACATTACGGACTACGACTATATTTTAAAGGGTGTGCGCGTGGTCTATATGACGGGCCACACGACTGCTTTTATAGATGACTATGATTATTTTGATAACGCAACTATAGCAACAAGTACCCCAGAGATTTGGCCAAAACATAAGGAATATAATAACGTCGTACCTACAGCGCGTCTATCTTCTATTAATAGTGAGCTTGAGACCATTGCCTTTTTAATCATTAAAAACGATAGTATTTTATACGAAGACTATGCAACGGGCTATAGCGAGAACAGCAAGACTAACTCGTTCTCTATGGCAAAGAGCATTACCAGCGCGCTACTAGGTAAGGCCATACAAGACGGATACATTACTTCGCTTGATCAACCGGTGAGTGATTTTTATGCAGAATTTGCAGGAACTGGTATGACCGTAGGAGACCTCTCTTCTATGGCTTCTGGTCTCAACTGGGATGAGAGTTACTCTAGCCCCTTTAGCCTCACAGCACGTTCTTATTATGATGATGACCTTGCCGAAACTATTTTAAATCTCAACGTTACAGAGCAACCTGGCCAATCTTTTAAATATCTCTCTGGCAACACACAACTGCTAGGTATGGTGATACAGAAAGCTAGTGGCATACCGCTACCGCAATACCTATCAGACAGCTTTTGGAAACCTATGGGTATGGAGCAAGAAGCACTATGGCAGCTAGATGATGATGATAACAAGCTGGCAAAAACCTATTGCTGTATAGCAAGTAATGCTAGAGACTTTGCCCGTTTTGGAAAACTATACAAAGATAGTGGCTCTTGGAATGGCAAAAGGCTACTTCCCAAAGATTTTGTAACGGCCAGTACACAACCACGCTTTGCTCAAGACACAGAGTATGGTTATGGCTTCTGGTTAAGTAACTATCGTGGCAAAAAAATATTTGCAATGCGTGGCATACTCGGGCAATATGTAATCACCATACCAGAAGACAATCTTATTATTGTAAGACTAGGGCACCATCGTGGTGACTGGGTAGAAGGAAAACCATTTACACAAGACTTTTATGATTACATAGACGCAGGGTATGAAATGACTCAAAACACTGACTAGCATAGAGTTCTATTAATTTATTGTATTTTTCAATACACTCAATCATCAATCAATGCGATTATTTTCCCCTTCAGAATTTATCATTAAGGCGCTTGCTGCCTTTAAGAGATTTCCGGTTACACTCATCTGGGTTATATTATTTACACTACTGCTAATAGTACTTGCCGAAAGAGATATAGACGACATATTTGAAACCTATAACAACATTTCACTCACAGCAATATTAGGTGTGAGCTGGCTTATAGGGACTCAGTTTTACATCGAGCAGTTTAAAAGAAAAGGACTCTGGTGGATTAAAGTTATTATCATATTACTCCTTGTTGCATTCTATTTTACATTACCAGACTATGACTTACATAACAATAATGAGACCCCATATGTAAGGTGGTTTGTACTACTTATAGTAGGTCATCTAGCGCTACTCTTTGCTCCTTTTATTACTGTATGGCATCCTAAAGCCTACTGGAATTATCTGGCAGATATGCTTATGGCAATCGCCAGGAGTGCCTTGTTTTCTGGAGTGTTTTATCTAGGTATTGTACTTGCGTTGCTAGCCATAGAGTATCTTTTTGATGTGAAAATAAATGGTAGGCGCTACTTCCAGTTGTTCTTGCTGTGTTTAGGAATCATAAATACGTGGGTATACCTATCAGATTTTCCTAAAGAGATACAACATAACATACACCTGCACTTTCATAAAGCTATCGAAGTCTTTGTAAAGTTTATACTCATACCCCTTGCCGCTCTTTACATCACAATATTGTATGCCTATGCTCTTAAAATCTGTATACAGTGGGAGTTGCCTAAGGGCTGGGTGAGCTACCTTATCATTGCACTTGCTGGTCTTTTATTTATCATTCAGTTTATAATACATCCCTTAAAAGCAACTCATACCTCTAGAGTTTTTAAAAACTTTCAGCCGCTAGCATACTGGTTATTACTACCACTGCTCATCTTGTTTTATGCTGCGATTTATAAAAGAGTATCAGATTACGGTATCACAGAGCCACGGTATTTTCTTATTCTAATTGCGGTTTTTATAACAGGCGCTGCGCTTTACTTACTCTTCAGTCGCAAGCAGCAGCTTCGGTTTTTACCTATGGCTCTTGCGATTATGGGCTTATTGAGCACTTTTGGGTTTTGGGGAGCCTTCTCTGTGAGTAAACGCAGCCAGATGGATGAATTTGAAAAGATATATACCGCTTTCGCGAAAGCCGAAAATAAAGAAAACTCTGACCCGGAATCTAACAGAAGATTTTCATCTATCACAAGGTACCTCGTAGAACACGATGCTGCAGAAGATCTAAAACCCATCATAGGTTACAACCCAGTAGAAAAACATACCGATGTAGCTACCTGGAAGTTGTCTAACTATATTTTAAAAGACTTAGGGTATAAAATGACAGCTAGTGACATAGAGAAAAAACGCATTCACTTTAACAACGCCTCTAGTACCGCATATAATATACGTGGCTATGACTGGAAGCAGGACTTTTATTTTAACCTCAACGGCCAGTCAGAATATATAGAAGAAGGCTTTTCTATGATGCTTAATGGGAAAGAAATTCTTATCACAACACAAGACAGCACAGCACTCACGATACCCACACAGGCGTTTATAAAGCAACTAGAAGGTGAGGATATAAGTAAGCCCATTAACGCCCGAGAGAAACTTACACTCCGTAAAACAAATGATCTTGTGGATGTAAAAATAATATTCAACTCCATAAATTTAAAGGTTGATGTTGATGATCAACGCGTTATAAATTATGCGAGTGGCAGTGTACTTTTAAAAGTTAAAAAATGATACAAAGGCTTCAACTAGAACATATCCTTTTTTTGGACATTGAGACGGTACCTCAACACCCAGATTTTTCTGATCTAGACGATGTAGAAAAGGCACTTTATGCAGATAAAACAAGATACCTGCGCAAGGATGAGTTTACACCAGAAGACTATTACGAGCGTGCCGGCATCTGGGCAGAATTTGGAAAAATAGTGTGTATCTCTGTAGGCTATTTTCATACTAGCACAGATGGAAAACGCTTTAGAACCACCTCCTTTTTTGGTGATGATGAGACCAAGCTACTTAATGAGTTTAAAAACCTACTTGAAGAACATTTTTACCGCCGTGAGCACTTACTCTGTGCGCATAATGGTAAAGAGTTTGACTTCCCGTATATCGCGCGACGTATGATTATAAATGGAATCACGTTACCACAGAAGCTCAATCTCTTCGGAAAAAAACCTTGGGAGATACCTCATATAGACACCCTAGATTTATGGAAGTTTGGAGACTATAAACACTACACCTCTCTCAAGCTTATGACCAAAATTTTGGGCATCCCTTCTCCAAAAGATGATATAGACGGCAGCCAGGTGCGCCAGGTATATTATGAAGAAAATGACATAGATCGTATAGTCGTATATTGTGAGAAAGACACCGTTGCCGTGGCTCAAATTTTACTCAAGCTACGCAACGAGCGCTTGCTAGATGAAGATGAAATAATATCGGTTTAAAAATCCATAGTTATGAAGGTAAAACACATACTCGCTCTTTTTATTTTAGGTTTAATTTGCACTGTTCTAGGCGCATTATTTAAGATTATGCACTGGCCAGGAGCTCCAGAATTATTAACCGCTGGGACCTTCTTACAAGTTATCGCTGGCTTTTTGGGCATCTGGAAACTCTTTACTAACAAGGAGTTTAAGAACTTCTTAAATAAATAGAATTGTTTTATTTACGCTTTCGCGAAAGCGTAATAACAACAAAAAAAAATCCCGACCTCATCTGAAGTCGGGATTTCTTATGTTTATAAATGACTGGCTTTACTTTTTGATAAAGCGTTTAATCATTTTTGAACCTTCAGTCTCTACCTGAATGACATAAACGCCAGCTTCAAGTCTCGATACATCAATTGTGTTTTCAAAATTACCTTTATGAACCGCTTGACCTAGAAGGTTAAATATAGTTACAGAGGTAGCTTCTGCCCCTTGTAAGCTTATGTTTAATTCTCCGCGAGTAACCGGATTAGGGAAAATTGAGAAGTCTCCTTTTCCAAAGTCTGTAAATGCCGTATCACCTTCTGTATCTCCACCAAAGGCTGCACTACTTGATACATTTACAATGTAGTCTTCTACCTCTCCATAATTAAAGCTTCCACAAGCAGCTGGCACAGCGTTATATCTCATAACCACTCTCATACGAGTAGCTCCTTGAGCCGCTCCAGATGGTACTGTGATAGTACCACTTACCGGTGTAGCCTGCGTTGCAGAAATGGTAAGAGCCGTTTCTCCAGCATCTGCAAAGTCACCATCACGATTCCAGTCTACAAAAACAGCATAACCTTCACTATAAGTGCTTCCTGGCCACTCTGGTGTAATAGTTATTGTAGTACTACCACTTAAGGCTGTTGAGATATTTGTAAAGTCTTGGTATCCGGCAGCATTTCTACCAGAGGCATTATCTATACTTCCTATCTGCACACGTGCAATGTACTCTTCTGTACTGTTATTACCATTTGCGGCACAGTAGCCCGTAGGTGGAGTAGTATCACCACCTCCGTCACCGGCAGTAAGAGCAACGTTATCTATAGCAACATCAGATTGCCACGTGCTGCCCGTAATACGGTTAAAACGTAACTGAACTGTACCTCCCGTATATGCATCTAAGCTCACGGTAACTGCATTCCACTGGTTGCCTTGGTTTCCTGTCTGGTTCCATAGGCTTGTCCAGGTAGTACCACCGTCTGCACTCGCTTCTAGATCTACCTGACCTCCATTTGTAGAACCATACATATGATAATCAAATGTAAAGTTTGCTTCTGTCTCTGTAGATAGATCAAAACAAGGAGAGTTTAATATCGCTCTCTTGTTTGGGTATCCAGTTCCATTACCAGATGCTTCTACAAACATATAGAAAGACCCTTGTGATCCAGAAGATGGTCCTGTACCACTAGAAGGTGTTCCAGATGCATCACGTGTCCAGTTTATATCATCACTACTATCTTGAGTCCATTGACCAAGTCCAGCTTCAAAACTTTCACTATATCCTGCTCCAGCGGTTGCTGTACAACCCGATGGGACTGTAGTAGTCTCTGTAGTGGCTGTTGCCGTATTACTAGCTCCAGAGACATTACCTGCCTCGTCTTTTGCTCTTACAGTAAACTGGTATGTAGTTCCCTCTGCAAGACCAGTAACATTTGCATTAGTCACTGTAACTTCTCCTAGGTTATTAGACCCTTGGTATACATCATAAGCTACCACACCTATATTATCTGTAGAAGCGTTCCAAGATAATGCAACACTAGAGGTTGTTACATCTGTAACAACAAGACTTGTAGGAGCTGTAGGAGCTTGCGTATCTGCCGGAGCAGTACCTTCTATAGCAAATCCATCTATAGCAATATCACCTTGCCAAGAGGCAGATGTTGTTGCTCTAAATCTTAATTGTGTCGAGGCATCATATGCCGCAAGGCTTACTGTTGCATCTTGCCAAGCTGCTCCTTGATCTCCACTTAGTGACCATAGCTCTGTCCACGTTTGTGAGCTATCATCTCTAGCTTCTAGTCTCACGGTACCTACAGAGTTACCTGTCATCTGGTAACTAAAAGTAGCCTCTGCAGCATTTACTCCTGCGAGATTAAAACAAGGTGAATTTATTGTAGTAGTCTTACTTCCAAAGTTAGGACTAGATGCTTCCACATAAATATAATATGATCCTTCGTTTGCACCAGAAGGTCCTGTACTGTTAGAAGGTGTTCCCCCTGTACGAACTGTCCAGTCAAAATCATCTGATGTGTCTTGTGACCAAGCTCCTAAAGTATTTTCAAACCCTTCAGAATATGGGAAAGAACTCACAGTAGAGTTACAAGATGCTGGTGGTGGCGGTCCAGAACAACCACTCGTAAATGAAGCGACTTGATCTGTATTTGTATTTGTACCACCGTTACTATTTTCTACAGCATCTACACCTACACCTCTTCTTGCAAAGGCGTCCCATATTAAACAGTTATACTGTCCTCCATAAAGATCTTGATCTGCTTGTAATATTCCATCACGTCCAGAAACATATCCAGGGTTATTTGCCGTATTCTTAAGACCTTCTATAACAAGAGCCATTGCGATATTGTTACCACCTGTACCATTATACTGGTCATTATCATACCCCTCTAGATCTATAAGATCCCAAGTCATATCCCATAGTATCGTTGCAAAACCATACCCTACACCGTGAGGTACTACAAGGCTACTTACGTCATTATATGTAGTTCCATTTACAGCAAGATCTGTAGCATATCTCGTAGGTCTAATTCCTGCACCTGTAGTAGGTTGTCCTATAGCATATGTACCTACTCCTCTAGCAGTATCTCTAGTATCTCCTGGGCGTATAGTCATCACTAGACCTAACCAGTCTGACCATCCTTCACCCATTTGCTCACTACCTCCTAAAGCATTTGTGCTAGGACCTCCTACAAGACGTGTAGAAATACCGTGACCATACTCGTGAGCAATAATAACATTATCTAGGTCTCCATCTCGAGTAGGGTTAGTAAATAAGAACATTTGCATTCTCGGGTTACTACCATCTGGTGGTGTTGCAAAGTTTGCATTATT harbors:
- a CDS encoding response regulator encodes the protein MRLLRVFIIPIIFISSQAVYGQERAQANDEERVYSIEFAREQLKKKEYTSAIKTLDELLNSSEIEENSRKQFQGFTLLGDIYLTLKDTPKAHEAFERALKMAQKSKNDTLLAISYSNLGKTYSVYPEFEKRATTLFKKSIETYTKLNLRDDALQSYIELSRMYLTRDNIAMAYPALMEAKMMSLRDTLNFKPRAQILTLLGKYYIKKDKSTLAEESLLEAIDIAFEQELIAEEEQAQQQIARLYEQEKKFEEAYYHSKRQLLLANQLYKNETQQEIRLASAQFDYRANKRELEITKKEKSLTDILAASSRKANTVLIVASILLLLGLFIIYTMYKSRKNYSVRLREKNIELTRAKNEAEELSKLKTQFFSTISHELRTPLYGVIGIATILLEDKKIKTHRDDLKSLKFSADYLLALINDVLLMSKMEAKDITLEHAPFKLTTLLHSITRSFEFSLEQNNNKLHLHIDPEVPNELQGDSVRLSQILMNLIGNAIKFNENGNIWINIHQQAYTSDGHHSILFVVKDDGIGIPKSSQATIFEEFTQVENKNYNYQGTGLGLPIVKKLLALYNSEVILESDEGQGATFSFVIKFKKPKSTVLPRQVITPNEELETESVHTLQDAHFLVVDDNRINQKITQKLLESKGLLCSLASDGVEAVEMVKNQEYSLILMDIHMPRKDGIQATKEIRTFDKTTPIVALTAVEIQEIRHKIYKAGMDDILVKPYDVSLFLSVLVRNIRNKHIVTA
- a CDS encoding methylated-DNA--[protein]-cysteine S-methyltransferase; protein product: METAIILTPIGLLSLEGNREGLCAATFIEDGRAVTKVIPNALQEAVKQLKEYFSGERTTFSLKLDPLGTDFQRRVWRELETIPFGKTTSYLAMAKQLGDPKVIRAAASANGKNPISIIIPCHRVIGSDGSLTGYAGGLHRKKWLLEHESPVTQGSLF
- a CDS encoding serine hydrolase domain-containing protein, whose translation is MRYPKNFFKGLLFFIAIIIAVLYITDYDYILKGVRVVYMTGHTTAFIDDYDYFDNATIATSTPEIWPKHKEYNNVVPTARLSSINSELETIAFLIIKNDSILYEDYATGYSENSKTNSFSMAKSITSALLGKAIQDGYITSLDQPVSDFYAEFAGTGMTVGDLSSMASGLNWDESYSSPFSLTARSYYDDDLAETILNLNVTEQPGQSFKYLSGNTQLLGMVIQKASGIPLPQYLSDSFWKPMGMEQEALWQLDDDDNKLAKTYCCIASNARDFARFGKLYKDSGSWNGKRLLPKDFVTASTQPRFAQDTEYGYGFWLSNYRGKKIFAMRGILGQYVITIPEDNLIIVRLGHHRGDWVEGKPFTQDFYDYIDAGYEMTQNTD
- a CDS encoding DUF4153 domain-containing protein; translated protein: MRLFSPSEFIIKALAAFKRFPVTLIWVILFTLLLIVLAERDIDDIFETYNNISLTAILGVSWLIGTQFYIEQFKRKGLWWIKVIIILLLVAFYFTLPDYDLHNNNETPYVRWFVLLIVGHLALLFAPFITVWHPKAYWNYLADMLMAIARSALFSGVFYLGIVLALLAIEYLFDVKINGRRYFQLFLLCLGIINTWVYLSDFPKEIQHNIHLHFHKAIEVFVKFILIPLAALYITILYAYALKICIQWELPKGWVSYLIIALAGLLFIIQFIIHPLKATHTSRVFKNFQPLAYWLLLPLLILFYAAIYKRVSDYGITEPRYFLILIAVFITGAALYLLFSRKQQLRFLPMALAIMGLLSTFGFWGAFSVSKRSQMDEFEKIYTAFAKAENKENSDPESNRRFSSITRYLVEHDAAEDLKPIIGYNPVEKHTDVATWKLSNYILKDLGYKMTASDIEKKRIHFNNASSTAYNIRGYDWKQDFYFNLNGQSEYIEEGFSMMLNGKEILITTQDSTALTIPTQAFIKQLEGEDISKPINAREKLTLRKTNDLVDVKIIFNSINLKVDVDDQRVINYASGSVLLKVKK
- a CDS encoding 3'-5' exonuclease, with the translated sequence MIQRLQLEHILFLDIETVPQHPDFSDLDDVEKALYADKTRYLRKDEFTPEDYYERAGIWAEFGKIVCISVGYFHTSTDGKRFRTTSFFGDDETKLLNEFKNLLEEHFYRREHLLCAHNGKEFDFPYIARRMIINGITLPQKLNLFGKKPWEIPHIDTLDLWKFGDYKHYTSLKLMTKILGIPSPKDDIDGSQVRQVYYEENDIDRIVVYCEKDTVAVAQILLKLRNERLLDEDEIISV
- a CDS encoding GldL-related protein; this translates as MKVKHILALFILGLICTVLGALFKIMHWPGAPELLTAGTFLQVIAGFLGIWKLFTNKEFKNFLNK
- a CDS encoding M36 family metallopeptidase, encoding MKKLYSFVLLVLLAGSTAIAQNVDGVVQKYLSGNAEEVGLKSTDVAQWEITDIVPSLNPEIQHVYVQQKYQGVPIQNGTYKLTVKNGQVTYEINQFVKDIAEKSAGSAASLSPENAIQKVVQHHKIQAPRNLSVTKSSGNTFEYANSGISIEPIKVEKRYLSVGNKLHLTWNVSIYQLDAQHWWNVNVDAASGEILKTEDWVVSCSWEDPNHSEHNHDTPSVKEDVVYGPVKATTAAAVVGGGSYNVYPLGIESPSHGNRAIVTDPAVANASPYGWHDTNGSAGAEFTTTRGNNVLAQDDTNGNNGSGTSPNGGSALNFDFALNLNNNPSTFLPAATTNLFYWNNIMHDVWYQYGFTEAAGNFQENNYGKGGIGSDSVNADAQDGSGTNNANFATPPDGSNPRMQMFLFTNPTRDGDLDNVIIAHEYGHGISTRLVGGPSTNALGGSEQMGEGWSDWLGLVMTIRPGDTRDTARGVGTYAIGQPTTGAGIRPTRYATDLAVNGTTYNDVSSLVVPHGVGYGFATILWDMTWDLIDLEGYDNDQYNGTGGNNIAMALVIEGLKNTANNPGYVSGRDGILQADQDLYGGQYNCLIWDAFARRGVGVDAVENSNGGTNTNTDQVASFTSGCSGPPPPASCNSTVSSFPYSEGFENTLGAWSQDTSDDFDWTVRTGGTPSNSTGPSGANEGSYYIYVEASSPNFGSKTTTINSPCFNLAGVNAAEATFSYQMTGNSVGTVRLEARDDSSQTWTELWSLSGDQGAAWQDATVSLAAYDASTQLRFRATTSASWQGDIAIDGFAIEGTAPADTQAPTAPTSLVVTDVTTSSVALSWNASTDNIGVVAYDVYQGSNNLGEVTVTNANVTGLAEGTTYQFTVRAKDEAGNVSGASNTATATTETTTVPSGCTATAGAGYSESFEAGLGQWTQDSSDDINWTRDASGTPSSGTGPSSGSQGSFYMFVEASGNGTGYPNKRAILNSPCFDLSTETEANFTFDYHMYGSTNGGQVDLEASADGGTTWTSLWNQTGNQGNQWNAVTVSLDAYTGGTVQLRFNRITGSTWQSDVAIDNVALTAGDGGGDTTPPTGYCAANGNNSTEEYIARVQIGSIDNASGRNAAGYQDFTNISTALSGSTTITITPEWPGSTYSEGYAVFVDWNRDGDFADAGETALTISATQATPVSGTITVPSGAAQGATRMRVVMRYNAVPAACGSFNYGEVEDYIVNVSSSAAFGGDTEGDTAFTDFGKGDFSIFPNPVTRGELNISLQGAEATSVTIFNLLGQAVHKGNFENTIDVSRLEAGVYVIQVETEGSKMIKRFIKK